From bacterium, one genomic window encodes:
- the rsmH gene encoding 16S rRNA (cytosine(1402)-N(4))-methyltransferase RsmH — protein MIFKHIPVLLNEVLTLLCIKPEGIYIDCTIGEGGHAEALLNVIHPKGFLIGIDCDKSVLEITGRRLGKFAGSFKLVHDNFLNIADICSQLNIKAVDGIIFDVGMSSYQIDDPERGFSFNKNGPLDMRMDRSSNLTAQSLINSLSYDELTEIFFKYGEERYSRRIASRIITERKKGSIQTTGELVAVIKKAIPLKRYRIHPGTRVFQALRIATNNELEDLSTAVTHGFSLLKKEGRMCIISFHSLEDRIAKNKFREFKMNGQAKIITKKPLTPTREEIDRNIRSRSAKLRVIEKIQ, from the coding sequence TATTAAACCTGAAGGCATATACATTGATTGCACAATTGGCGAGGGAGGACATGCTGAGGCTCTACTGAATGTTATACATCCCAAAGGTTTTCTGATTGGCATAGACTGCGATAAATCAGTTCTGGAGATAACAGGGAGAAGATTAGGAAAGTTTGCTGGCTCGTTCAAACTTGTTCACGATAATTTTTTAAATATTGCAGATATCTGCAGTCAGTTAAATATCAAGGCAGTAGATGGGATTATCTTTGATGTTGGGATGTCTTCATATCAAATAGATGATCCTGAAAGGGGTTTTAGTTTTAATAAAAACGGGCCATTGGATATGAGAATGGATCGCTCTTCTAACCTGACAGCTCAGAGTCTGATTAATAGTTTATCCTACGACGAGTTAACGGAGATTTTTTTTAAATATGGAGAAGAACGATACTCCAGAAGAATTGCCTCTAGGATTATAACAGAAAGAAAAAAGGGCTCTATTCAAACAACGGGTGAGTTGGTGGCCGTAATAAAGAAGGCTATTCCTCTAAAAAGATATAGAATTCATCCTGGTACAAGGGTATTCCAGGCCTTAAGAATAGCTACGAATAATGAATTGGAAGATTTGTCTACTGCAGTTACGCATGGCTTTAGCCTTCTTAAAAAGGAAGGCAGAATGTGCATAATATCGTTTCATTCATTAGAAGACAGGATTGCAAAAAACAAGTTCAGGGAATTTAAAATGAATGGGCAAGCCAAAATTATCACTAAAAAACCTCTGACACCAACAAGGGAAGAAATTGATAGAAATATCCGCTCCAGGAGCGCAAAATTGAGAGTTATAGAAAAGATACAATAA